From Medicago truncatula cultivar Jemalong A17 chromosome 7, MtrunA17r5.0-ANR, whole genome shotgun sequence, a single genomic window includes:
- the LOC25498751 gene encoding GDSL esterase/lipase CPRD49 — MAGPMRPQIVLFGSSIIQMSFDNGGWGAILANLYARKADIVLRGYSGWNSRRALEVLDEVFPKDAYVQPSLVIIYFGGNDSIHPHPSGLGPHVPIEEYKENMRKIANYLKSLSDHIRLIFLTSPPISEVQIKKKLSATQTGRTNEHCGIYARALLELCDEMNLKVVNLWSAIQEREDWLDVSFTDGVHLSAEGSKVVLKEILRVLREADWKPSLHWMSLPTEYAEDSPYYPPSADGTTTINVSYSIPRRHLQWDL; from the exons ATGGCAGGACCAATGAGACCTCAAATCGTGCTATTTGGCTCCTCCATAATTCAGATGAGTTTTGATAATGGTGGTTGGGGTGCTATTCTAGCTAATTTGTATGCTAGAAAG gcgGACATAGTATTGAGGGGATACTCTGGATGGAATTCACGACGTGCTTTGGAGGTTCTTGATGAAGTTTTTCCTAAG GATGCTTATGTCCAACCATCATTGGTAATTATCTACTTTGGTGGAAATGATTCAATTCACCCCCACCCATCTGGTCTTGGTCCTCATGTTCCCATTGaagaatataaagaaaatatgagGAAGATTGCTAACTACCTAAAG AGCCTCTCGGATCATATCCGCCTTATATTTCTCACCTCTCCTCCCATCAGTGAAGTACAAATCAAGAAAAAACTCAG TGCAACACAGACTGGAAGAACAAATGAACATTGTGGAATATATGCTAGGGCACTGTTGGAACTATGTGATGAGATGAATTTGAAAGTTGTTAATCTATGGTCTGCAATCCAGGAAAGAGAGGACTGGTTAGATGTCAGCTTTAC ggATGGGGTTCATTTGTCAGCCGAAGGAAGCAAGGTAGTGTTGAAGGAAATATTAAGGGTCCTTAGAGAAGCAGATTGGAAGCCAAGTTTGCATTGGATGTCACTACCAACTGAATATGCAGAAGATTCACCATATTACCCTCCAAGTGCAGATGGAACCACCACTATAAATGTTTCTTACAGTATCCCTAGGAGGCATTTGCAATgggatttataa